The Echinicola rosea genome has a segment encoding these proteins:
- a CDS encoding FecR family protein: MDFKSNVFRELLEDEYFIQWLISPDQASDKYWQSWMVNNPDKAAVLRDIKAVVNAIEPKHIHRLRSGEKDDILGHIKQYADQKRRQESAWDRIKTKPRRRTNAVLMAACMVILGILTANYFGVFDPITIQEEQPAQERMVVKQTTKGTKSSFYLPDGTLVKLNSSSSLEFPVVFSDTLRKVKLVGQAFFEVTRNEAAPFIVEADQVDVQVLGTSFDVLSDPAGECFEVAVASGKVKVNSYTGNQEILTKTQMTRLDVNSGELITSHFDPIFKFGWKDGILVFEDETFEEVFERLENWYGVTITVPPNMAIGKSYTGKYDNQSLENVLLGISTVLDFQFRIDGKQVEIMR; this comes from the coding sequence ATGGATTTCAAAAGCAATGTTTTTAGGGAGCTGTTGGAGGATGAGTATTTCATCCAATGGCTAATTTCGCCTGATCAAGCGTCGGACAAGTATTGGCAATCCTGGATGGTAAATAATCCAGACAAAGCAGCTGTTTTGAGAGACATCAAGGCAGTGGTCAACGCGATAGAGCCGAAGCACATCCACCGGCTGCGAAGTGGTGAAAAAGACGATATACTAGGGCACATCAAGCAGTATGCCGATCAGAAGCGTCGGCAGGAGTCTGCCTGGGACAGGATCAAGACAAAACCAAGAAGAAGGACCAACGCCGTACTAATGGCTGCGTGTATGGTCATTTTGGGTATTCTTACAGCCAATTATTTTGGCGTTTTCGATCCGATAACGATACAAGAAGAGCAGCCAGCCCAGGAGCGGATGGTCGTAAAGCAGACCACCAAAGGCACCAAGTCAAGTTTTTACTTGCCAGATGGCACATTGGTAAAGCTGAATTCCAGCAGCTCGCTAGAATTTCCGGTTGTTTTTTCAGACACGCTACGAAAAGTAAAACTTGTGGGGCAGGCATTTTTTGAAGTGACCAGAAATGAAGCGGCACCTTTTATTGTGGAGGCAGATCAGGTGGATGTCCAAGTGCTAGGGACATCTTTTGATGTCCTGAGTGATCCGGCAGGGGAGTGTTTTGAAGTGGCAGTGGCCTCTGGGAAGGTAAAAGTCAATTCATATACAGGCAATCAAGAAATCCTTACCAAAACACAAATGACCCGATTGGATGTAAACAGTGGCGAATTGATCACCAGCCATTTTGACCCCATATTTAAGTTTGGCTGGAAGGACGGGATTCTGGTATTCGAAGACGAGACTTTTGAGGAAGTCTTTGAGCGGTTGGAGAATTGGTATGGGGTCACGATTACGGTACCACCAAACATGGCCATTGGTAAGTCCTACACGGGTAAATATGATAATCAGTCCCTTGAAAATGTCCTGCTAGGAATATCAACTGTTCTTGATTTTCAATTTAGAATCGATGGCAAGCAGGTAGAAATAATGCGCTAA
- a CDS encoding RagB/SusD family nutrient uptake outer membrane protein, which yields MKYNIKNIAAILLVLLVGITSCDVDRLPETQLSDPAFWRNENDLKLASNYLYTYLPSIPVTSDVWSDDAFGTSANSISDGTRIAPATDGNYNNAYSLIRAANNIIEKAPRAIENGVDPQVVDRYLAEAKFFRAWAYFRLVKRYGDVPLILTTLSEDAEELYAPAALRAEVLEVVYDDLDEGAQYLPAPSELASGDYGRLTNTAALAFKSRVALFEGTRAKYHGYGDPEFHLTLAKEAAEACMNAGEHALLNVYFDIFQYEGEGPGNKENILVKQYGVNVSESIVSHTTQRTLETGAANPTKALADAYLMEDGLPTDKSPLYATPESILEVFENRDPRMLDTFFKEGDEYIGTQPVFNVPNLSFQRTGFANRRYANLTDWQNSRSYIDYTIIRYAEVLLNYAEATYELNGNITDEELNSSINLLRQRAGVAQISNSFVNANGLDMLEEIRRERRVELALEGFRYWDLIRWKTAEDILPRTVLGNYYFDEYGTDVTPNVNEDNIIVLQEAENRSFDPDRDYLWPLPINELGLNPALEQNPNW from the coding sequence ATGAAGTATAACATAAAAAATATAGCTGCAATCTTGCTGGTGCTCCTTGTGGGCATCACCAGTTGTGATGTCGATAGGCTTCCCGAAACCCAATTGAGCGACCCGGCGTTTTGGAGAAATGAAAACGACCTCAAATTAGCTTCCAATTACCTATACACGTATCTCCCTTCCATTCCGGTGACCTCGGACGTATGGTCGGATGATGCCTTTGGGACATCTGCAAACAGTATCAGTGATGGTACCCGTATAGCACCGGCTACGGATGGAAATTACAATAATGCCTATTCCCTGATCAGAGCGGCAAACAACATCATCGAAAAGGCACCTAGGGCGATTGAAAATGGTGTGGATCCCCAAGTGGTGGACCGGTATTTGGCAGAGGCCAAGTTTTTTAGGGCTTGGGCTTATTTTAGATTGGTCAAGCGGTATGGTGATGTGCCGTTGATTTTGACGACGCTTTCTGAGGATGCAGAGGAGCTATATGCACCTGCAGCTCTCCGAGCGGAAGTGTTAGAAGTCGTGTACGATGACCTTGATGAAGGTGCCCAATACCTTCCGGCACCGTCTGAGCTTGCCAGCGGAGATTATGGACGCCTCACCAATACCGCTGCATTGGCTTTTAAATCCCGCGTGGCCTTGTTTGAAGGAACCAGGGCCAAATACCATGGCTATGGAGACCCCGAATTTCATCTTACTTTGGCCAAAGAAGCCGCAGAGGCTTGTATGAATGCTGGAGAGCACGCATTGTTGAATGTTTATTTTGACATTTTCCAGTATGAAGGAGAGGGACCGGGAAATAAAGAGAATATTTTGGTGAAGCAATATGGGGTAAATGTTTCCGAATCGATCGTGAGCCATACTACGCAGAGAACCTTGGAAACAGGCGCTGCCAATCCTACCAAAGCTTTAGCGGATGCCTACCTTATGGAAGATGGGTTGCCAACGGACAAATCGCCCCTTTATGCTACTCCGGAAAGTATTTTGGAAGTTTTTGAAAATAGAGACCCCAGGATGTTGGATACTTTCTTCAAGGAAGGTGATGAGTATATCGGTACACAGCCGGTGTTTAATGTGCCCAACCTTTCATTCCAGCGTACCGGTTTTGCCAATAGACGGTATGCTAATCTGACGGATTGGCAAAATAGCCGTTCTTACATTGATTATACCATTATTCGATATGCAGAAGTACTGTTGAATTATGCAGAGGCTACGTATGAACTGAATGGAAACATTACGGATGAAGAGCTGAATAGCAGCATAAACCTCCTCAGGCAACGGGCCGGGGTCGCTCAGATCAGCAATTCCTTTGTCAATGCAAATGGGCTGGACATGTTAGAGGAAATCCGTAGGGAAAGAAGGGTAGAGCTTGCCTTAGAAGGGTTCCGCTATTGGGACTTGATCCGCTGGAAGACGGCTGAAGATATTTTGCCTCGGACAGTTTTGGGCAACTATTATTTCGATGAATATGGTACCGATGTGACCCCGAATGTGAACGAAGACAATATCATCGTATTGCAGGAAGCAGAAAACAGGAGTTTTGACCCCGATAGGGATTATCTATGGCCTTTGCCTATCAATGAACTGGGGCTTAATCCGGCATTGGAGCAAAATCCAAATTGGTAA
- a CDS encoding SusC/RagA family TonB-linked outer membrane protein encodes MKTHLLSKMKYVGIFVMTMLISLGDISAHQYALANSSWKRHQKLADVKVSLNMKNASLLQVLKEIESSTTFHIAFIEEELSDEKGISLNVSGKSLLHVLEELSRDHNVRFTQVNNTIHVSTKNAPLPQEVLEERNISGKVLDEEGIPIPGVNVIVKGTKRVTVTDLDGVFSFDDIADDAVLVFSFIGFESQEISVANKETISVTLLEDLGDLEEVVVVGYGTQKKANLTGAVSTVEAKALENRPVTNVANALQGTTPGLNITRTGGQPGNENVGIQVRGVTSANGAVDPLLMVDGVPSPLFTLQTINPNDIESVTVLKDAAAAAIYGAQAAGGVILVKTKAGKTGKTTFEYSNQFGTEWALNVPERLSLLDEALYSNLARANAGLGPEYNDQALQYIRDGVEFVPSETNENRWVTYNQQSIREQVLRKTSPMQTHNLSARGGSESVNYLVSLGYYDKKGVFKIGPDSFERYNARFNLGAKLTKHLSIDSRISYANHYTEAPSIGASGYGLLQQVYQARQRFPVFMPDGRLFGGAGTSGNNTYAYLSQGGYNNTQRNDFDGVFTGTLKDVVKGLTIRSIFGRQYRRADRERFARTVDLWDRGGDSPAYILNNPNAYELTQDNTINTSFQMLVDYDLTVAEKHVFHVLAGYQWEDYRWTRLYSRATNLINNDLPTLNLGDDNTKVTNQSISTYANQSVFGRINYSFDERFLFEGTIRMDESSRLAPGLRTKVFPAASVGWNMHREDFFADALPFFSEFKLRGSWGQLGSALGGDIIGYYDYLNVLSRGSGLIMGSDETRSTYFYQSSVPSSELSWETIETWNGGVDLGLLENKLQMSFDYYVKHNRNMLTPLQLPGTFGVGTPKINNGVLKSWGWELAVNYRDRVSEDFNYNIGFNISDNQNELIEYSGRNVVGAGNNNIIEGFPLNTIWGYETAPGYFTSADQVDAAPFQDNRTGPGDIQYVNQDGDDRITVGRGTTDDAGDLVLLGTNQQRYLFGMTASAQWKNLDFSVFFQGVGKRSFMPTRDMIMPLSQSWFMPMKHHQNYWTPENQNADFPRPFLNGHHNYLPSDRWVLDGSYIRLKNFQVGYSLPAALVSKVKVNRARVFVTGQDVLTFTRMGVFNGVFDPENSNNVRADYPFFGTLAIGLNLSF; translated from the coding sequence ATGAAAACACACCTACTTTCTAAAATGAAATATGTAGGGATATTCGTCATGACTATGCTCATAAGTCTTGGCGATATTTCTGCCCATCAATATGCGCTTGCCAATTCCTCTTGGAAAAGGCATCAGAAGCTGGCAGACGTAAAAGTCTCGTTAAATATGAAAAATGCCAGTTTGCTCCAAGTGCTCAAGGAAATTGAGTCTTCGACCACGTTCCACATAGCATTTATTGAGGAGGAGCTTTCTGACGAGAAGGGTATTTCCCTCAACGTATCTGGCAAATCTTTGCTGCATGTTTTGGAAGAGTTGTCACGGGATCATAATGTCCGGTTTACCCAAGTGAACAATACCATTCATGTCTCCACAAAAAATGCTCCCCTTCCCCAAGAAGTCCTTGAAGAAAGGAATATCTCAGGGAAGGTGCTGGATGAAGAAGGGATTCCTATTCCCGGCGTCAATGTAATCGTCAAAGGTACCAAAAGAGTAACCGTGACAGATCTGGATGGGGTGTTTTCATTTGATGATATAGCAGATGATGCTGTGTTGGTGTTTTCTTTTATAGGTTTTGAGTCACAAGAGATTTCGGTAGCCAATAAGGAAACGATATCGGTGACGCTGCTGGAGGATTTGGGAGATCTCGAAGAAGTAGTGGTCGTGGGCTATGGTACTCAGAAAAAAGCCAATCTTACAGGAGCTGTATCCACCGTGGAAGCAAAGGCTTTGGAAAACCGTCCGGTTACCAATGTGGCCAATGCCCTTCAAGGAACCACACCAGGCCTAAACATTACCAGGACTGGTGGACAGCCGGGAAATGAAAATGTGGGTATCCAGGTAAGGGGAGTTACTTCTGCCAATGGTGCTGTGGATCCGTTGCTGATGGTGGATGGAGTGCCTTCACCTTTGTTTACCTTGCAGACGATAAACCCAAATGATATTGAATCAGTGACGGTGCTGAAGGATGCTGCTGCCGCCGCCATTTATGGTGCCCAAGCTGCAGGTGGGGTGATTTTGGTGAAGACCAAAGCCGGGAAAACAGGAAAGACCACTTTCGAATATAGTAATCAGTTTGGTACTGAGTGGGCTTTAAATGTTCCGGAAAGGCTTTCCTTGTTGGATGAAGCCCTTTATTCCAATTTGGCCAGAGCCAATGCTGGCTTGGGGCCGGAGTATAATGACCAGGCACTTCAATATATCCGTGACGGAGTAGAGTTTGTTCCAAGCGAAACCAACGAAAACAGGTGGGTGACCTATAACCAGCAAAGTATCCGAGAACAAGTCTTGCGAAAGACTTCTCCTATGCAGACCCATAACCTAAGTGCCAGAGGTGGTTCGGAAAGTGTTAATTATTTGGTTTCTCTCGGGTATTACGATAAGAAGGGTGTATTTAAAATTGGCCCAGACAGCTTCGAGAGGTACAATGCCCGGTTTAACTTGGGGGCTAAATTGACCAAACACCTTTCCATTGATTCAAGGATTTCATATGCAAATCATTACACCGAGGCACCTTCCATAGGAGCGAGCGGATACGGTTTGCTTCAGCAAGTGTATCAAGCACGTCAACGGTTTCCAGTTTTTATGCCAGATGGCCGCCTTTTTGGTGGAGCGGGTACTTCTGGAAACAATACCTACGCTTACCTTTCACAAGGGGGCTATAACAATACCCAGAGAAATGATTTTGACGGTGTCTTTACGGGGACATTAAAAGATGTGGTCAAAGGCCTTACCATCCGGTCGATTTTTGGACGACAGTATAGGAGGGCCGACAGGGAGCGCTTTGCCAGGACAGTGGATTTATGGGATCGTGGTGGAGATAGCCCTGCTTATATCCTCAATAATCCAAATGCCTATGAGCTGACCCAGGACAATACCATTAACACAAGTTTCCAGATGTTGGTGGATTATGACCTGACCGTCGCGGAGAAACATGTCTTCCATGTTTTGGCGGGTTACCAGTGGGAAGACTACAGGTGGACAAGACTGTATTCCCGGGCGACCAATTTGATCAATAACGATCTGCCTACGCTCAACCTCGGTGATGATAATACCAAGGTGACCAATCAGTCCATTAGTACCTATGCAAACCAATCGGTTTTTGGCCGGATAAACTACAGCTTTGACGAGCGTTTCCTTTTTGAGGGGACTATCAGGATGGATGAAAGTTCGCGATTGGCACCGGGACTGCGCACGAAGGTGTTTCCTGCGGCTTCGGTGGGGTGGAATATGCACCGGGAAGACTTTTTTGCAGATGCGCTGCCGTTCTTTAGCGAATTTAAGTTGAGAGGGTCTTGGGGACAGCTAGGAAGTGCCTTGGGGGGCGATATCATCGGTTATTATGATTATCTAAATGTACTTTCCAGAGGCTCAGGTCTGATCATGGGCAGTGACGAAACGCGGTCCACTTATTTTTATCAGTCTTCGGTGCCTTCTTCTGAGCTTTCATGGGAAACCATCGAAACCTGGAATGGCGGTGTAGATCTAGGCTTGTTAGAGAATAAGCTTCAAATGAGCTTTGATTATTATGTCAAGCACAACAGGAATATGCTTACCCCGCTTCAGTTGCCAGGGACTTTTGGTGTGGGCACACCCAAAATCAATAATGGCGTATTAAAATCCTGGGGATGGGAGCTGGCGGTCAATTATCGTGATCGGGTAAGTGAAGATTTTAATTATAATATTGGTTTTAACATCAGTGACAATCAGAATGAGTTGATAGAATATTCAGGAAGAAATGTAGTGGGGGCAGGAAATAACAATATCATTGAGGGATTTCCATTGAATACGATTTGGGGATATGAGACTGCACCGGGTTACTTCACCTCGGCGGATCAGGTAGATGCCGCTCCATTCCAAGACAACAGAACAGGTCCAGGTGATATTCAATATGTCAACCAAGACGGAGATGACCGCATTACAGTGGGGCGGGGAACCACCGATGACGCAGGAGATCTGGTGCTCTTGGGCACAAACCAGCAGCGTTATCTATTTGGGATGACCGCCTCTGCCCAGTGGAAAAACCTTGACTTTTCTGTTTTCTTCCAAGGGGTGGGAAAAAGAAGCTTCATGCCTACCCGTGACATGATCATGCCACTCAGTCAAAGTTGGTTTATGCCGATGAAGCATCACCAGAATTATTGGACACCAGAAAATCAAAATGCCGATTTTCCAAGACCTTTTTTGAACGGGCATCATAACTACCTTCCCTCTGACAGATGGGTGCTGGACGGGAGTTATATCCGGCTGAAGAATTTCCAAGTAGGCTATTCGCTGCCGGCAGCACTGGTAAGCAAGGTAAAGGTAAACCGGGCCAGGGTGTTTGTTACAGGTCAAGACGTATTGACTTTTACGAGAATGGGCGTCTTTAACGGAGTCTTTGATCCAGAAAACTCCAATAACGTCCGTGCGGACTATCCATTCTTTGGCACCTTGGCGATAGGCTTGAACCTTTCCTTTTAA
- a CDS encoding polysaccharide lyase family 8 super-sandwich domain-containing protein — protein sequence MRWRAFLVLVWLGLGVQVPSFAQNDFDTIMERIFDNFQNTPSTGSLDSQVASLRASMDMDGSWPDIHYADQSQTNWQPVMHFERVSVLAKAYSRPESSYFGDTTVLADITDAMNFWLGLNPAPYSTNWWFLSIKVPKDIGNILIALRNSPAGIDPLLESSMTEWMDKGGSLTVSPGKDGSNLTDIGQHYIMRACLTEDSTLMQHAVTETGNSIKISQGEGIKRDHSYMAHGAQLYIYGYGREYVSGIRNIAVNITGTSYAYSPEKIAVFSDFVRKGFIKSSRGAYADFNVFGRSITRSGVGRADVNLIEQVRDFDLPEHQASYDTVIMRMSEQESPDYGVAPEHINYWQSDYTVHHRPAYMVGLRKVSTRTVKSEMGNGENIKGHFLTDGATYIAVEGNEYFGIYPVWDWNKIPGTTTPAITSFSPRSSWGTNPGKTSFVGGVSDGRYGTSVYDMGDYNTTAKKAWFFFDEEVVCLGAEISSSATETINTTVNQALLKGGVKVDTGNGSTVLGQGSHAFDNDLKWAWHNDVGYVFPMGGQIKLSNQSQAGTWNSINQTQSSASVAEEVFKLWIDHGVTPSNDHYAYILLPGATQQEVAGFDDQQLELLSNSDSVQAVRHAGLDLLQAVFYYPGNYVLGTTELNVNQPCVLMLKGAVTSNVTVTAADPSQGNSRKLRVGLKNESFSEMKMVDLDLPTGDFLGSSLDGTIDQGAPVFEPLKLPQTLEAVADVFVRDGSYADTNYPTGNLVVKKDGSGYSRESFLKFNTGVLSNQLDSVKLRLWVENANTTVTDTNWEIHHLTDNTWQESGITWNTKPGKDSLLGQIPGVSAGQFVELDVTSPVMESLLEDGVFSVAISGTYHGSKTDAQFASREDSDPSHRPALVVYKTLEPGGEEGSLQAIADTFVQRTDANGDASHKNFGTAGYLAAQNGGYDREVYLKFAISELTGSVQEAMIQLYSLAPAGSTSWELYGVEDLSWEKGTGNWQGNSQEGLTWGTKPISSTLLTTIEGLSQEGPVTFDITGYLQQVAPQQDTVAFKVVSTASGVYTSFASRESTDSSRHPMINYVLATQSEPDPMEKTRPAPKNKVLLFPNPLEGMGTIASERLIRQVVIRKRTGEVIMEKQDVNGYEYELDLTGMKNGLYYVVIIGDDYTEVRKAIKRK from the coding sequence ATGAGATGGAGAGCGTTTTTGGTGCTTGTATGGCTGGGATTAGGTGTACAAGTGCCCTCATTTGCCCAAAATGATTTTGATACTATCATGGAGCGGATTTTTGACAATTTTCAAAACACCCCTTCTACCGGCAGCTTGGACAGTCAAGTAGCTTCTTTGCGAGCAAGTATGGATATGGATGGGAGCTGGCCGGATATCCATTACGCAGACCAATCGCAGACCAATTGGCAGCCAGTAATGCATTTCGAAAGAGTCAGCGTGCTAGCCAAGGCCTATTCTAGGCCGGAGAGCAGTTACTTTGGAGACACGACGGTATTGGCAGACATTACCGATGCTATGAACTTTTGGCTGGGGCTGAATCCGGCTCCCTACAGTACCAATTGGTGGTTTCTCAGTATCAAGGTTCCCAAGGATATTGGGAATATCCTAATTGCCCTAAGGAATTCACCCGCGGGCATTGATCCTTTATTGGAAAGCAGTATGACCGAATGGATGGACAAAGGGGGTTCTTTAACCGTTTCCCCCGGAAAGGACGGCTCCAATCTTACCGATATTGGCCAGCATTATATCATGCGGGCATGTCTTACCGAGGATAGTACATTGATGCAACACGCCGTGACCGAAACGGGCAATTCGATCAAGATCAGTCAAGGAGAAGGTATCAAGCGAGATCATTCCTATATGGCCCATGGTGCGCAACTTTACATCTATGGTTATGGCAGGGAATACGTTTCGGGCATTCGGAATATCGCAGTAAACATTACCGGAACTTCCTATGCATATTCCCCCGAAAAAATAGCTGTTTTTTCTGATTTTGTCCGAAAAGGATTCATCAAAAGTTCGCGTGGCGCCTATGCCGATTTCAATGTTTTTGGCAGAAGCATTACCCGCTCAGGTGTGGGGCGGGCTGATGTGAATTTGATCGAGCAGGTCAGGGATTTTGATTTGCCGGAACACCAAGCGAGCTACGACACCGTGATCATGAGGATGAGTGAGCAAGAAAGCCCCGATTACGGGGTGGCTCCTGAGCATATCAACTATTGGCAGTCAGATTATACGGTGCACCATCGGCCTGCTTATATGGTGGGACTGCGTAAAGTCTCCACTCGGACCGTAAAATCCGAAATGGGCAATGGTGAAAATATCAAAGGACATTTTCTGACGGATGGTGCCACTTATATCGCCGTAGAAGGAAATGAGTATTTTGGGATATATCCTGTGTGGGACTGGAATAAAATCCCAGGTACTACCACACCTGCCATCACTTCTTTTTCGCCAAGGTCTTCTTGGGGTACCAATCCCGGAAAGACATCTTTTGTGGGAGGAGTGTCCGATGGACGCTATGGAACTTCTGTTTATGATATGGGTGATTATAACACGACAGCCAAGAAAGCCTGGTTCTTCTTTGATGAAGAGGTGGTTTGTTTGGGGGCGGAAATCAGTTCCTCAGCTACAGAGACCATCAATACTACTGTCAACCAAGCTTTGCTCAAAGGAGGTGTTAAGGTGGATACCGGAAACGGGAGCACGGTATTGGGACAAGGGAGTCATGCCTTTGATAATGACCTTAAGTGGGCTTGGCACAATGATGTGGGCTATGTATTTCCAATGGGTGGACAAATAAAACTAAGCAACCAAAGTCAAGCAGGCACTTGGAATAGTATTAACCAAACACAATCTTCTGCTTCAGTCGCCGAGGAAGTGTTCAAGTTGTGGATTGACCATGGCGTAACTCCTTCAAATGATCACTATGCCTATATTTTGCTCCCGGGAGCTACACAACAAGAGGTAGCAGGTTTTGATGATCAACAGTTGGAGCTGTTGTCCAATTCCGATTCTGTGCAAGCGGTCAGGCATGCAGGATTGGATTTGCTACAGGCGGTGTTTTACTATCCCGGAAATTATGTGCTGGGGACGACAGAACTGAACGTCAATCAGCCATGTGTACTGATGCTGAAAGGGGCCGTTACTTCAAATGTGACCGTAACCGCTGCTGATCCTTCACAGGGAAATTCACGAAAGCTAAGGGTTGGGTTGAAAAATGAGAGCTTTAGTGAAATGAAAATGGTGGACTTGGACTTGCCGACAGGGGATTTTTTAGGAAGCAGTTTGGATGGCACGATAGATCAGGGGGCACCCGTCTTTGAGCCATTGAAATTGCCGCAAACGCTGGAGGCCGTAGCGGATGTTTTTGTACGGGACGGAAGCTATGCCGACACCAATTATCCCACAGGTAATTTGGTGGTAAAGAAAGACGGTTCCGGGTACAGTCGGGAAAGTTTTCTTAAATTTAATACGGGAGTGCTGAGCAATCAACTGGATAGTGTAAAGCTAAGGTTGTGGGTGGAAAATGCGAACACTACTGTGACCGACACCAATTGGGAAATTCACCATTTGACAGACAACACTTGGCAGGAGTCAGGAATTACCTGGAATACCAAGCCTGGGAAGGATAGCCTTTTGGGGCAAATCCCAGGGGTGTCGGCGGGACAATTTGTGGAATTGGATGTGACCAGTCCGGTTATGGAGAGCTTGTTGGAGGATGGGGTGTTTTCCGTCGCCATCTCTGGGACCTATCATGGAAGCAAGACCGATGCGCAATTTGCGTCAAGGGAAGACAGCGATCCAAGCCATCGCCCTGCTTTGGTGGTGTACAAAACCCTTGAGCCGGGAGGCGAAGAGGGGAGTTTGCAGGCCATTGCGGATACCTTCGTACAAAGAACAGATGCCAATGGAGATGCTAGCCATAAGAATTTTGGCACGGCCGGTTACTTGGCCGCTCAAAATGGAGGCTATGATAGGGAGGTTTATCTTAAATTTGCCATAAGTGAACTCACCGGCTCCGTTCAGGAAGCAATGATCCAGCTGTATAGCTTGGCTCCGGCGGGATCTACTTCTTGGGAGCTGTATGGTGTGGAGGATCTTTCCTGGGAGAAGGGAACTGGTAATTGGCAGGGGAATAGCCAAGAGGGGCTTACATGGGGCACTAAGCCCATTTCGAGTACCTTGCTCACTACCATAGAAGGGCTGAGCCAAGAAGGTCCGGTGACTTTTGATATCACAGGATATTTGCAGCAAGTGGCTCCTCAGCAGGATACCGTGGCGTTTAAGGTGGTTTCCACTGCGTCCGGTGTTTACACTTCCTTTGCCTCGAGAGAGAGCACTGACAGTAGTCGGCATCCAATGATCAATTATGTGCTGGCGACGCAATCGGAGCCTGATCCTATGGAGAAAACCAGGCCAGCACCTAAAAACAAGGTGTTACTTTTTCCAAATCCATTGGAAGGAATGGGGACCATTGCTTCTGAACGGCTCATTCGACAGGTAGTAATCAGGAAACGCACCGGGGAGGTCATTATGGAAAAACAAGACGTCAATGGCTATGAGTATGAACTGGACCTGACTGGAATGAAAAATGGCTTGTACTATGTAGTCATCATAGGCGATGACTATACCGAAGTACGAAAGGCCATAAAAAGAAAATAA